A genomic stretch from Patescibacteria group bacterium includes:
- a CDS encoding bL27 family ribosomal protein produces MAHKKAGGSKARQGGNVAGKRLGVKVYGDQAIKCGGIVVRQRGSTHKPGKNAGMGRDFTIFAKKSGLVSFRKKGAKSFVDIV; encoded by the coding sequence ATGGCACATAAAAAGGCTGGTGGTAGTAAAGCAAGACAAGGCGGTAATGTAGCGGGAAAACGCTTGGGTGTAAAAGTGTATGGTGATCAGGCCATAAAATGCGGGGGTATTGTTGTAAGGCAACGAGGATCGACTCACAAACCAGGGAAAAACGCTGGAATGGGAAGGGACTTTACCATATTTGCTAAAAAATCGGGGTTGGTTTCCTTTAGAAAAAAAGGTGCTAAGAGTTTTGTGGATATTGTTTAA